TCTCATACTATTGGGAATGTGGAAATTCTCCCATTGCTGTGATTTTCAAGCAAATTGATCCTAGAAAGCTCAGTTCACTTTCCATGAAGGGCCTGAGACACCTACTTGCACCCCAAGAAACTCAGCCCAGATAGGTGTCTGAGCCATGGCCACCAGCCATACAGTGGGAATCAAAAGACAGGGTCCTTGACCCTCTGTGCCCAGGCTGGGGACAGACCACCACTGAATCTTTACCATTACCAGTTCAGCCAAAAGCCCTCGAACCTGGCTCCCTGGTTGCTCCTCCCCTCTGGGGTTCCCGGGTGCTGGTTCACAGATCCGTACCTTTTTATAGTTTTCGGATCATGATAGTAAGAGGGAAGCCCCATAGAGGAAATCAAAGAAATGTGTCTACAAAGTGACAGAGGCCATGACCTACTCCCTGTCATTTTAATGACATTATCTTCGCCCTTGGCCCACAAAAGGCCAGGCATTGCCCATAAGTGCAACCCACCCCAGGGAGGCACAACCTGTCCCTATGCCCTACGCCTGCTCGCTCCGCGTGATCTCCCGGGCCCCGACTGGCACCCCATTGCAGAGCCTGTCTCCAGGTATGGGACCGTGGATAGCGGCACGCGTCGAAAGAACGCCACCCGGGAGACCACCAGCACACTGAAGGCTTGGCTGCAGGAGCACCGGAAGAACCCGTACCCCACCAAGGGAGAGAAGATCATGCTGGCCATCATCACCAAGATGACCCTCACGCAGGTATCCACCTGGTTCGCCAACGCACGCCGGCGCctcaagaaggaaaacaagatgACCTGGCCACCTCGAAATAAGTGCGCAGATGAGAAGCGGCCCTATGGGGAGGGTGAGGAGGAAGAAACTGTCGAGGAGGAATCACGGGAGGAACCTCTCAAGAGTGCCAAGAGCGAAGGTGGGTTGGAGATTCTGTAATATTTAGGGCGGGTAGTCTCCAAAAGCTGTAGGGTGGCAAATGAAAAGCCTTGGGGCCTGGGCAGCAAATGATTGAACTGGTTTCCAGTCAGACCTtgtgcctggggagtggagactGAGGTGGTACCATGTGAGCATGCTTAAAGTCAAGTTAAAAAGCATTTCATGCACTGCCGAGTCCAGATCTGCCCAGCTGGTGTTACTAGTTCAAGATTTGGGGTCCCTAtgtgatggaaagagaaaaacagagaagggCCTGGGCTATTAACTCGTTGAGAGTGAGGTCCCATTAACTCTGGTCTTAGGATAAAAGGAAGTTAGTTATGCCATCTTGTCTCCCTCCACTGGCCACGTGTTGTCTCCTGACAGGTCCTGTTGGCAAAGACGACAAGGAGCTAGAACTCAGTGACCTGGAAGATTTCGACCCTCTAGATGCAGAGACCTCAGAGTGCGATCTGAAGACTCCCTTCCAGTCCCTGGACAGCGGACCAGAGAGGATCCCTGCCTCCTCTGATGGCCCTGGCCCAGGCAAGGAGGCCTCCGCTACACTCCGGATGCCTCTTGGCACCACTAGTGGAGCTGCCATGGATGAGGACCTGGAGAGGGGCCGGAGCTGCCTCCGGAGCACAGTGGTTGCGCCGGACTCTGGCGCCGAGGGCGGCCCACAGGCCTGCGAAGCCAAACTCAGTTTTGCCCCAGCAGGGGCGCCGCCGAGCCTGGAGACCAAGCCGCGCATCTGGTCCTTGGCACACACGGCCACAGCTACTGCAGCAACAGCTCTGAGCCAGACTGAGTTTCCCTCATGCATGCTGAAACGCCAAGGTCCGGCGGGGGCATCCTCGGTGCCGCCGGCCTCCTCACCTGCAGTCCCAACCCCTTCAGTAGCCCTGGAGAGGCACCAGGACTCCCCAGTAACTAGTCTCAGAAACTGGGTGGATGGGGTATTTCACGATCCCATCCTTAGGCATAGCACTTTGAACCAGGCCTGGGCCACAGCTAAGGGTGCCCTTCTGGATCCCGGCTCTCTAGGACGCTCTTTGGGGGCGGGCACCAACGTACTGACTACGCCCCTGGCCTGCTCCTTCCCGCCCACGGTGCCCCAAGACGCCCCACCTTCGGGGGCCCGGGAGCTGCTGGCTACACCCAAGGCTGGTGGCAAACCCTTCTGCACTTAACACCCACCTGCACAGTGAAGAAGGGAACTGGCGCTCAGGCTGCAGGAGCTGACTCTGGACTGTTTTTAATGGGTGTCCAAAGGAAGGGGCATTTCCAAGCCAGCGACGCCAACCCATCTGAGGcagaggatctgaactcagtcaAAGGGCTATGGAAAAACTCCCTCGCATTCAGTCAACAGGATTCACCAGATCTTACGGCCACCTGCGCCATCCCTGAACTCCAGGAAGACAAGAGAGCACTCTCAAGGCAGAGGGGAGGCCCCCTGAAGAATAAAGTTTACGTCCAAAGTTTACATGGAGAAGGCATTTGGGTTCTGGGGCTTGTTTTGTGTCGCTGTCtccttctgagtttgaggcatgCCCGTGTTGCTTACAAAGACTCCTCAACCTGCTCTTCTTCGGACTTCATCACCCTCAGCACAGAAAGCTCACCAACAACACTTCCACCGTGTTTACACTGTTGCACACTCCTGACTCaacaaaattatgttttctaaaatgtatattCACGCCAGTAATTGCCTGTTTCAGAGAGAGGCTAATACAACAAAACTAATAAATCCTCATAATGGTGTTTGCATTGCAGAAGGAACACATTTCACAGCTGGGGTCTTCAGGTGTGGCCTGAAGGGTGATTCTGACCTCCCCTCCCCAactgaggggaaaggaagaatgaGTGGGCTGACCCAGACTCCACCCCCAATAAAGTAGTTGCCAATCCAACTCTAAGCAAACCATTTCTGAGACGTTAAAGGCACTTTTTGAAGTTATAATTGGATGTGAGACCCCAAACTTTAAACTTTCCCCACTGCCAGATGCCAGAATTTTAAGCAAATAAGGGTTTCTTTGACTGGACTAAAGTAATATTTAGGCTTTCTAAATCCCCTGGAGTTTTGCTGTGGGGAAGGGGACATTGCCCTGAGGGCATCATTCTCTGTACCAAGAGGCTCTTTAACAGTTGTTGACCCCATCTCCATTCAGAGATGCAACCTGAGCCCCACTTGCTTCAAATTTAGCTTCACCCAAGTTCTGAAGACTCCAGAGGGGAAACCTTAGTATCAGAAGTCAGGAGCAGAGCTAAAGAGACATGGGGCGGGGTGAGAACACAAGGGCCTGGGTAGAGGGCAGACTTGACTCTTCACACCCTGCTCAACACAGACACTAGAGGAAGTTACTGTGGACTCGGGTACTCCGTGGCTCATCTTTACAAGGTTCCCTGCATCTCCAGGAAAGCACCTGCCCAACATCCAATCCTAGCTCTCTGCTGACTGTCAAGCCTCTTCTCAGGCCTTTATAGACTTCATAAAAGTCCCCAGTGTTCCTAGGGAGATGGGAGCCGCAAGCAGAGGGCTTGTAAAGCAGGGAACCCAGGGCAAGCTGCTATGGGATTCAGGGGCGCAGGGACTAGAATAAATTCTAATAGCCACACAGATCAGAACTGTGTATGCACCACTTTTCATTGCGGAGAGAAGGGCCTTTGATAGACACCAGACCTTTAATAGATGCCAGGGTTTTCTTCTGCAATCCTAGGGGTGGGACTAGACTGGAGCCTAGTCACACTAATGAGCCTGTGGGGCCAGCTTTGGGGACAGTTTACAGACCCCAAGGAAAGAAACTTACCCTTGCTGGAACCAGACCCCCTTGGACTGACAGTGTCCCTTGAGTTATGGTCCTCACCTTGAATCTTGGTTGCCAGACCTGGGCCCTTGCACACTGAGTGGCCAACTGCCCCACAAGCCGCAGGCCTGCCCTGGCCAGCACTCAGTAATTGGATTGTCCCGGCCTGCGCTGTCACCGCATTGACTTTCGCTCTCCTGGATGATATTATCGGGACGCGGAAGCTTGCCGCTGATGTGCCTGTCAAAAGGCTGCGGCGGGAGCCCCTGGCCTAGCAAGCGAGCATCAGCCAAGATAATTTGAagtgaaattttcattttgacaGTAAACCCCTCAATTTCTAAAGGCTCCGCGCTTTGAGAGAGCGCTGGCAGGGGAGGCTTTGCGAAAAGCCCACGTCTTAGACTGAAAAGGGCAAAAGAACTCGAATTAGTTGTAATAGATAAAAGGGCAAAAATAAAGAGTCAAGGGTACTTGACAGTAATAGCGAAAGTGGAGTCTCAGGGGAGACACGTTGCTGCCCAAGCTAGGG
This DNA window, taken from Cricetulus griseus strain 17A/GY chromosome 2, alternate assembly CriGri-PICRH-1.0, whole genome shotgun sequence, encodes the following:
- the Irx4 gene encoding iroquois-class homeodomain protein IRX-4 isoform X2 → MSYPQFGYPYSSAPQFLMTTNSLNTCCESGGRTLADSGPAASAQAPVYCPVYESRLLATARHELNSAAALGVYGSPYGSSQGYGNYVTYGSEASAFYSLNSFESKDGTGSSHAGLAPTAAAAYYPYEPALGQYPYDRYGTVDSGTRRKNATRETTSTLKAWLQEHRKNPYPTKGEKIMLAIITKMTLTQVSTWFANARRRLKKENKMTWPPRNKCADEKRPYGEGEEEETVEEESREEPLKSAKSEGPVGKDDKELELSDLEDFDPLDAETSECDLKTPFQSLDSGPERIPASSDGPGPGKEASATLRMPLGTTSGAAMDEDLERGRSCLRSTVVAPDSGAEGGPQACEAKLSFAPAGAPPSLETKPRIWSLAHTATATAATALSQTEFPSCMLKRQGPAGASSVPPASSPAVPTPSVALERHQDSPVTSLRNWVDGVFHDPILRHSTLNQAWATAKGALLDPGSLGRSLGAGTNVLTTPLACSFPPTVPQDAPPSGARELLATPKAGGKPFCT